GTCGAAGCGGGGCATGACGTGGTCGGGGTTCACCTCGCCCTCAGCCGAATGCCAGGTACCCTCCGAACAGGATCGCGCGGGTGCTGCACAATCGAAGACTCGATGGATGCGCAGCGAGCCGCAAACATCATCGGCATCCCCTACTACGTATGGGACTTCAGCGACCGCTTCAAAGAAGACGTTGTTGACGACTTCATTGCGGAATACACCGCAGGCCGCACGCCAAACCCGTGCATGCGCTGCAACGAAAAGATCAAGTTCGCGGCCCTGCTCGACAAAGCAATCGCACTTGGCTTCGACGCGGTCGCCACCGGTCACTACGCGACGCTCGTGAACGATGCCGCTGGCAACCCAGAACTGCACCGCGCGAGTGCCTGGGCAAAAGATCAGTCCTACGTGCTCGGTGTGCTCACCTCAGAGCAGCTGCGCTACTGCTACTTCCCACTTGGCGAGACCCCGTCAAAGGCTCTTGTGCGAGCAGAGGCAGAAGAACGTGGGCTCGGAGTTGCAAATAAGCCAGACAGCCACGACATCTGTTTTATCCCAGACGGTGACACTCGCGGATGGCTCGCCGATAAGGTTGGCGAGAAAACGGGCGAAATTATTGACACCGATGGCGCCGTTGTTGGTGAGCATCAGGGCGCACACTCCTACACGGTAGGTCAGCGCCGGGGTCTGAGCCTCGGGCGTCCCGCACCTGACGGGCGACCCCGTTTTGTGCTTGAGGTCAGGCCAGTCTCGAACACGGTCGTTGTTGGTCCCGTTGAGGCCCTCGCTATCGGCGAGATCGCAGGAGGCCGCTACAGCTGGGCCGGTGAACCGCAGGCCGATGCGAACGAGTGGTTCGACTGCGAGGTACAGATTCGCGCGCACGCCGACCCTGTCGCCGCCCGCGCACGGCTCGCGCCCATCGATCCAAACGCCGAGGTGTACCGAGTCGGAGCCACGACAGAATTTGTGGTGGTACCCAACGAGCCCCTTACCGGTGTTGCTCCAGGACAGACCGCCGTCATCTACGTCGGAACCCGTGTGATGGGGCAGTTCACGATTGATCGCACGGTGAGCGCGTACGCAGGCGATTCGCACACTGCCGAAGCCGAGGCGGTCAGCGCGTGACCGAGCCAACATCCACCCGCGACGGCCTCGACGAAGCGAAGGCCGAATGGACCGAGCTTGCCGAACGCATCCAGTCGTATCAGGCGGCGTATTACGAGCGAGACGAGTCGCTCGTCTCCGATGCCGAATACGACGGCCTGATGCAGCGACTCGAAGAGATCGAGCGGCGCTTTCCAGAACTCGCAGGGCAAGACAGCCCAACCAGACGAGTCGGCGGGGGAGTCAGCGAGCTGTTTGCCCCCGTCGTTCACGCGCAGCGCATGTACAGCCTCGATAATGTTTTTTCGATCGATGAGTTTCGCGGCTGGGCCGAAAAGGTGGCCCGCGACCTCGGCGGCGCTCCCGCATTCCTGTGCGAGCTCAAGATTGATGGGCTCGCGCTCAACCTTCGCTATGAAAACGGCAAGCTTGTTACCGCGGCAACCCGTGGCGACGGCGTTACCGGTGAAGACGTGACCGCTAATATCGCCTATATTCCTGGCATCCCGCAGCGGCTGTCAGGCACAGGTCACCCGCCGCTTGTTGAGGTCCGCGGCGAAGTGTATTTTCCCGTTGCCGCCTTTGCCGAGCTCAACGCCCACCGCGAAGCCCTCGGCGAAAAAGTGTTTGCCAATCCTCGAAACGCCGCGAGTGGGTCGCTCCGTCAAAAAAGCGAAGGAAAATCACCTGAGCGACTGGCGCTCATGCACGAAGGGTTTGAGCGGCTCCGGCTGACCGTTCACGGAATTGGCGCGTGGGAACACCCACCCGTTCACTCGCAGTCCGAGATGTATGAGCTGCTCGCATCCTGGGGGCTGCCCGTCTCCAAGTACGCCAAAGTGGTCATGGGAACCGAAGCCGTCGCCGAATTCATCGAGCACTTTGGTGCTGAGCGGCACAGCGTTGAGCACGAGATCGATGGCATCGTCATCAAAGTTGATAATTTCGCGCAGCAGGGGTCGCTTGGCTCGACCAGCCGCGCCCCGCGGTGGGCTATCGCATATAAATACCCGCCGGAGCAAGTCAATACCAAGCTGCTCGATATTCGCGTTGGCGTTGGGCGAACCGGGCGGGCGACGCCCTACGCCGTTGTTGAGCCGGTGTTTGTCGCTGGCTCTACCGTGAGCCAAGCCACCCTCCACAATCAGGATGTTGTCAGAGCAAAAGGCGTGCTCATCGGAGACACCGTCGTCCTGCGGAAAGCTGGCGACGTCATCCCAGAAATTCTTGGGCCGGTCACCGAGCTTCGCGACGGTTCCGAACACGCGTTTGTGATGCCGACCGAATGCCCAGAGTGCGGCACTCCGCTTCGGGCCATGAAAGAGGGCGACATTGATTTGCGTTGCCCCAACGCGCGGAGTTGCCCTGCCCAGGTGCGTGGGCGTGTTGAACACATCGGATCTCGTGGTGGTCTCGACATCGAGGTGCTCGGCGAGGTTGTCGCGGCCGCACTCACGCAGCCGCTGTTTCCAGAGCGTGCCCCGCTCGCCGATGCACATGGGGTTGTTGGTGAGGCAGGCCTGTTTGACCTCACCGTCAAAGACTTATTTCCCGTTGTTGTTGTGGTTCGCGATGCCGAGACTGGCTTGCCAAAGCTCAACGACGACGGCTCCCAGCGGGAGGCGATGCCGTTCCAGCGTCGAAGGGACATCAAAAAAGACGGTCCCTTTGTTGCGCCTGGCCCCGATATTTCAAACGTGGATGATGCAGGCTCTGCTGATTCCAACGCTGCTGATTCAGGCTCTGCTGATTCAGGCGCTGCTGATGCAGGCGAACAGCCCAGCACCAATAAACCGACCGAGGCCTCGGCACGTCTCGACTTTGCCGGCGATGAGCTATCAGTGCCCTCGGCAAACGCCATCAAACTCATCGAGAACCTCGAGCTTGCGAAGACCAAGCCGCTCTGGCGCATCCTTGTTTCGCTCAATATTCGACACGTTGGACCCGTGGCGGCCAGAGCCCTCGCCGACTTTTTCGGATCACTCGATGCGATTCGGGCGGCAAGCCGTGACGAACTCGCGCAGGTCGAAGGCGTCGGTGGCATTATTGCCGACTCGCTCCTCGAATGGTTTGAGATCGACTGGCACCAAGAGATTGTGCGCCGCTGGACGGCCGCAGGGGTGCAGTTCTCCATTCCGGGGCATCCGGGGCCGGGCGCAGCAGCGGAGGTCGAGGGAGTTCTGTCAGGTCTGACGATTGTGGCCACTGGTTCGCTCGACGGGTTTACCCGCGACGGCGCAAAAGAAGCCATCATCGCTGCAGGAGGAAAGGCAGCCTCAAGCGTCTCGAAAAAAACCGACTATGTCGCCGCCGGGCCTGGGGCAGGCTCGAAGCTGACAAAGGCCGAAGAGCTGGGAGTTCCGGTGCTCGATGCCGCTCAATTTGCGGTACTCGTCACCGAAGGCCCAGACGCACTGGGGCTCACGTCGAACGGGTAAAGCCCACCTGGCATCCATTGCCCGCACACCTCGGCAGCCATACCAACAGAACGGCCCGTCTCTTCGCAATCGAGGAGACGGGCCGTTCTGCTGGTGAGACGTGAGGCTACGAGCCGCAGGTCACAATCTCGCCATTGATTTCGATAAGGCCGGAGGGTGAGTCAGCGCATGCCTGAGCCACCTCGAGACCGAACGAGATGAGCATGATGATTATGATGACCTCGGCAATGATGACCACAATCGACAGGATCAGACCGGCCAGCGCAAAGCCGTCAGCCTTGCCAGCCTTCTTTGACTGAACGAGACCGATGATGCTCAGAATCAGACCAACCACAGAGAACGGGATGGCAATGATCAGTCCGATGATACCCATCATGCGGCCAGGCTTGGTGCCCGTTGAAGCTGCCTGGTAGGGCTGCTGCGTGTTGCCATACTGCGACGGCGGAACTGGCGGGGCATAGCCAACACCGGCAGGCTGCTGGCCGTATGGCTGCTGCCCCTGCTGAGGCTGCTGGGCCTGCTGATCTGCACCAAATCCTGGCGCCGCCGGGTATCCGGGAGCAGCATTTGCGGGAGCGGAAGGCTCGGTGTTGTACGCGGGAGCCGCATCAAACGACGGGGCAGACGGAGCAGCCGGCGGCTCTGTTGGAGCGGCAGGTGGTGCGGTTGGTGGCGCAGCGGGCGCGTTCGGGAACGCGGGCTCGCCTGGCGCCGGCGGAACTGGATCGCTCGCGGCAGGCGCGGGCGGAGGCGTCTGCCCGAAGTCTGGTTGGCTGGGGGGCGTGCTGCCGGGTGTTGGTTCGCCCTCGGGCGGTGTTGGCAGAGACATAGTGACCTCTCAGTATTGGTAGCGCCAATCAGGGCTGATCAAGCGCAACGTGCGTTGCGGCGCTTCCACATCAAAATGATGCAGTTCGTTAAGAATAGGGCAATGCAACGCGCATGGTCGAGGGCGCGGCGGGGTTGGGGCCGGTAGACTATTTCTCATCCCTCGAACAAACGTCAGTGGAGAAGCATGCCTGAAAACACATCAAGCCCCGAGACCGCCGCGGAGATTACTCCAGCGGTGGTTCGCCACCTCTCAGAGTTGGCAAAAATTCAGCTTGACGAACACGAGATTGAGCGCCTCACGGCCGACCTCTCGCAGATCGTCAGCAATATTGCCAAGGTGAGCGAGGTGGCAACGCCGGATGTTCCCGCGACGAGCCACCCCATCCCGCTGTCGAACGTGTTCCGCCCCGACGTGGTTGGTGACAACGTGTTGACGGCAGAGCAAGCACTGTCTGGCGCGCCGGAGCACCACGACAACCTGTTTGTGGTTTCGGCGATTCTTGGGGAGGAACAGTAATGAGTGCAACAGAACTTACGCACCTGAGTGCGGCCGAACTGTCGGCGAAGCTTACGGCTGGCGAGGTCTCGGCTGCTGAGGTCACCGAGGCGCACCTCAAGCGCATCGCAGACGTTGAGCCTCACGTCCACGCCTTTCTGTATGTCAACGAGCAGGCCGCCGCGGTTGCAGCCGACATCGACGCCCGCCGCGCGGCTGGCGAAGAGCTTGGCCCGCTGGCCGGTGTGCCGCTCGCCATCAAGGATGTGCTCGTGACAACCGACATGCCGTCAACAAGCGGCTCAAAGATTCTTGAGGGCTGGATGTCGCCCTACGACGCGACCGTCGTGTCTCGTTCGCGCGCAGCAGGCCTCGTGCCCCTCGGCAAGACCAACATGGACGAATTTGCCATGGGCTCAAGCACCGAGCATTCCGCGTATGGCCCAACCCACAACCCGTGGGCGCTCGACCGCATCCCCGGTGGCTCCGGTGGCGGCTCGGCCGCAGCCGTTGCAGCGTTTGAGGCACCGTTTGCCCTCGGCAGCGACACCGGTGGGTCCATCCGCCAGCCGGCGCACGTGACGGGAACCGTTGGCGTGAAGCCAACCTACGGAGCCGTCAGTCGCTACGGAGCCATCGCGCTTGCGTCGTCGCTCGACCAGGTTGGCCCGTGCTCGCGCAGCGTGCTTGACGCCGGCCTTCTGCAAGACGTTATTGGTGGTCACGACCACCACGATTCAACCTCCCTCAAGGACGCCTGGCCATCGATGGCCGCAGCGGCCCGCGAGGGAGCGACAGGCGAAGTGCTCAAGGGGCTCCGGGTCGGTGTGGTGAAGCAGCTCCAGGGCGACGGCATCCAGGCCGGCGTAGCGCAGCGCTTCAGCGAATCGCTGGCGCTGTTGCAGGCTCAGGGCGCCGAGATCGTTGAGATCGATGCGCCTCACTTTGAATATGCGGTTGCCGCGTACTACCTCATCCTTCCTGCCGAGGCATCGAGCAACCTTGCGAAGTTCGACTCCGTGCGCTTTGGCCTCCGTGTGACGCCAGAGGGCGGCGGAACGGTTGAACAGGTTATGGCGGCGACCCGCGAGGCCGGTTTTGGCCCAGAGGTGAAGCGACGCATCATCCTTGGCACCTACGCGCTTAGCGCCGGCTACTACGACGCCTACTACGGCAGCGCGCAGAAGGTCCGCACCCTCATCCAGCGCGACTTCGCCTCTGCCTTTGCGCAGGTCGACGTCATCGCCAGCCCGAGCGCGCCTACCACGGCGTTTAAGCTTGGCGAAAAGGTCGATGACCCGATGGCTATGTACCTCAACGACATCACCACGATTCCGGCTAACCTCGCCGGCATCCCAGGCATCAGCGTGCCAAACGGCCTCGCGCCTGAGGACGGGCTGCCGGTCGGCATCCAGTTCATGGCACCTGCCTGCGAAGACGCACGCCTGTACCGCGTTGGTGCGGCACTCGAAGCGCTTGTTGAAGCCGAGTGGGGCGGCCCGCTCTGGGCAAAGTCGCCGCTGCTCACCGCAGCAGGGCTCTCCGATACTTCTTTGACCGCCGGAAGGGCGTGAATTCATGGCTAAAGCAAAATTGATGGACTTTGAGAAGGCGCTCGAACTCTTTGAGCCGGTATTCGGTCTTGAGGTTCACGTTGAGCTCAACACCGAAACCAAGATGTTCTCGGCAGCCCCAAACAACTTTGGTGCCGCCCCGAACACGAACCTGACCCCGGTGTGCCTTGGCCTGCCAGGGTCGCTTCCCGTGGTCAACGAGCAGGCGATTCGCTACTCGATTAGCCTCGGCCTTGCGCTCGGCTGTTCCATTGCCGAGAGCTCTCGCTTCGCCCGCAAGAACTACTTCTACCCTGACATGGCGAAGAACTACCAGATCTCGCAGTACGACGAGCCAATCGCCTACGAGGGCGAGGTTGAGGTTGAGCTGGCCAGCGGCCGTATCATCAACATCCCCATCGAGCGGGCACACATGGAGGAGGACGCCGGCAAGCTCACGCACGTTGGTGGTTCGACCGGTCGCATCCAGGGAGCCGAGTACTCGATGGTTGACTACAACCGTGCAGGCGTTCCGCTCGTTGAGATCGTGACGCACCCGGTGTTTGGTGGCGAGCACGATACTCCCGAGATCTGCAAGATGTATGTTTCGGTCATCCGCGACATCGTGCTTGGCCTCGGCATTTCGGATGCCCGCATGGAGCGTGGCAACCTGCGCTGCGACGCCAACGTGTCGCTTCGCCCGCGCGGCAGCGAAACGCTTGGCACCCGCACGGAGACAAAGAACGTGAACTCGCTGCGTTCGGTCGAGCGCGCGGTCCGCTACGAGATCCAGCGCCAGGCGCAGATCCTCGCCGACGGCGGCAGCATCACCCAGGAAACGCGCCACTGGCACGAAGACACCGGCGAAACGTCGGCCGGACGCCCGAAGTCTGACGCCGACGACTACCGCTACTTCCCAGAGCCAGACCTGCTGCCGGTCACCCCGACGCTCGAGCTCATTGAGGAACTGCGTGCCGCGCTGCCAGAGGCACCAACGGTTCGTTACCGCCGCCTCAAGGGCGAGTGGGGCTTTACCGACCTTGAGTTCCAGGACATCCAGAACTCTGGTCTGCTCACCGAGGTTTCGGCAACGGTCGCAGCCGGCGCTACCCCTCAGGCAGCTCGCAAGTGGTGGACCGGTGAGATCGCCCGTGTTGCCAATCAGCAGGGTGTCGACTCGAACTCTCTCGTGTCGGCCGAGAACGTCGCCGCGCTGGCCAAGCTGGTCGAGGCGGGAACCCTCACCGATAAGCTCGCACGCCAGGTACTCGAAGGCGTTATTGCCGGTGAGGGAGCCCCGCAAGAGGTTGTGGATGCTCGCGGACTTGCCGTGGTGTCGGACGACGGCGCGCTGATCGCGGCCATCGACGAGGCACTCGCCGCGCAGCCCGACGTGCTCGAAAAGATCCGCGACGGCAAGGTTCAGGCCGCCGGCGCAGTGATCGGTGCGGTCATGAAGGCAATGCGTGGCCAGGCGGACGCTGCGCGCGTACGCGAACTCGTGCTGGAACGCGCCAAGGCCTAACTCCTCCTACCCGCTCGTGGGGCGCATTCGCGCTCGTGAGGCGCGAAAATATGCGCCCCACGAGCGAGAATGCGCCCCACGAGCGGTTGCTAGGCGTCTCTGCGGATGAAGAGCAGCCCGCCTGTGGCGATCGCTACGAGTGCCCAGGCCGCCAGCACGAGCCCGCCAAACGGATGATGTGCGGATGCGTCGTGCAAGTACAGCTGGGACCCCGCGGTATCCGGCAACCACTTGGCGACCCCAGGCGCTGCCGAGAGCAGCGGGGAGAGAATGAGCACGAGGCTGAGCAAGCCGATCAGGGCCGGAACAAGCTGACGCAGCGCAAGCGCACTCCCGAACGCGAACATGCCGATGAGGGCGAGGTAGAGCCATGCTCCCGCAACCCGTTGAAGAATCTCCTCGGTGACGAAGCTTCCGAGCGGTGGGCCATTATCGAAAGCTATCGAGCCAACGATCCCGGCACCGCACAGGCCACCGAGCATCGCGGCAGTTGCCCCGAGCGCGACAGCTGCCGAGGCAATAATGAGCTTGGCCCCGAGCAGAATCCCTCGCCGTGGCACGGCCAGTAGTGTGGTCCGGATGACGGGGCTTGCAACGTCGGGAATGATCACGAAGATACCGATGAGCACTGCGACAACCTGCAGGAACGTCATCGCCCCGAGCACTGCATCGACAAGCTCCGCTGCCGTGGGTGAGGTCGCGGTGATCTTGCCAGTCATCGGGTCGGTCACGGTGCCAAACGCGTAGACGGCCCCAAGCAGCGCAGCGGCGACGATCGCACCGAGCATCGTGGCCGGGAGGACACGGAGCGAAATTGTCTTACTCCACTCGGCAGCAATCGCCCGACCGAGGGCGGTAGCTCGCCGGTCCATATCGTTTCCGCGGCACACCGCGGCGTCCGCAGCCGGGCTAGGCATCACGCTTGGCGAACCGCATCGCCGCCACGGCAAGCAGCGTCACCGTCCAAACGGCCATCACGAGGCCTCCGGTAACCGGCTCGAGCGTGAACTCCGAGAGCTTCATCGCGCCGGGGAGCATCTGCGTTCCGGCCGCATCCGGTAACCAAGCCGCAACAGCGGGGGCAACCAGGTTAACGAGGAACGAGAACGGAACAACCGAGCTGTTCACGATCAAAACGATGAGTGCAACGGTCCCGCTCCGCAGCAGGGTGGTTACCGCGAGTCCGATAAGCGAGGTGAACACCGCAAAGAGGGGAAGGCCAACCCAGCCCCAGCCGATGTAGGCTGCGCTCTCGGCGAAGCTGTACCCGTGCTTGCCAAGGATGAGCTGGCCGAGCGCGACAGACAGCGGCAGCACCACCGCACACACCGAGAGCCCGATGATCGAGACGACGACGGTTTTTGCGAGGACGGGCATCCACCTGCGTGGCGTTGCGAGCAGGGACGTGGTGAGCTGGCGACCGCCGCCAACTTCGTTGCTGCTGCGCGTGAATTCGCTGCTCATCACGGTGACCCCGCAGACGATGAGGCCGATTACTATGGGCACAAATTCAAAACCCGCGTCGCGGAGGTCCCAGCCGTCGGCTAAGAACTCGTCGGCAATCCCACGATCAACCATGTTGCGGTAGGTCGTGCTGTTGACGATGGCGAGCGCGAGCGTACCAAACGCCGCAATGCCGATCGCCACTGAGGTTGAACGGAGGCCAAACGCCTTGCGAAACTCGGCACGGATGGCCCTTGCCAAGGTTGCATCCCTCTGGCTAGCCGCATTCGATCGCGGGAGAAACTGCTGTTGCAGGCGCACGCTCATTTGGTCGCTCCCGTCAGCGCAAAAAACGCATCTTCGAGGGATGGAAATCCAGCAGTTATCGCGGTGACCGTCCCCGACTCTACGACCTTGCCACCGTGAATGATCACAAGATCGTCTGCCGTTTCCTCCATTTCACCCATGAGATGGCTCGACAGCAAGACGGTTTTCCCCTCGGCTGCGAAGTTTTTGAGAAAGGTACGAATCCACCGGATGCCGTCGGGGTCAAGCCCGTTCACGGGTTCGTCAAGCACTAGTACTGACGGATTTCCGAGCAGCGCCGTCGCGAGTCCGAGGCGCTGACCCATCCCAAGCGAAAACGTCCCGATGCGTTTTTTGGCAACCGTCGACAGGCTCACCAGCTCAAGGACTTCGGAGACCCTCGTGAGCGGGATGCCATTACTCTTGGCAACCCAGGTGAGATGCCCACGTGCCGTTCGACCCCTGTGCGCCCCGCTGCCGTCGAGGAGCGCGCCAACCGTCCTGAGCGGGCTGCGGAGGTCGCGGTACGCGACGCCGTTGATGGTCGCGACTCCGGCATCGGCCCGGTCGAGCCCAAGCAGGATACGAAGGGTTGACGATTTTCCCGCGCCGTTCGGCCCAAGAAAGCCGGTGACCCGACCGGGGCCAGCGGTAAAACTCACGTCACTGATCGAGGGCGTGCCCTTATGGCTCTTGCTGAGATGTTGGATGCTGATCATGCCTTAAGCCTCGCAGCGACGGGTCGCTCTCGGCATCGGCCAAAGGTTGACAGTTGCCGCCTGAGAATGGGATCTAGCTCAGCCGGATGAACCCAGTCTCGTACGCAAGAATCACGAGTTGGGTGCGGTCGCGCACACCGAGTTTGAGAAACAGTCGGCTGAGATAGGTTTTGACGGTTGCCCTGCTCAAGAACAAGTGAGCCGCAATCTCGTCGTTGGAAAGCCCGGTTGCGATTGCTCGCACGACCTCCTGTTCTCGCTCGGTGAGCCCATCAAACTCGGTGGCGAGCGATAGGGCCTGCGGCGGTCGCGCGGCAAAATCAGTGAGTAGGCGGCGTGTGACCTCTGGCGCGAGCATGGCTTCGCCGTCTCTGACCGCGTGGATTGCCCTCACGATGTCGGCTGCCGGCGCATTCTTGAGTAGGAACCCGGATGCGCCTGCCCTGAGTGCCTCGTAGACATATTCGTCGTGGTCGAAGGTCGTGAGGATGATGACGCGCACATCCGTTCTGCGCTCGAGGATACGTTTGGTTGCCTCGATCCCGTCAAGTGCCGGCATCCGGATATCCATGAGCACGATCGCGGCCGCATCCTGCTGCTCGGAGCCGGGGGCAGCACTGCCGAGCGCATGAGCCCCACAAAAATGGGCGACGGCCGCTGCCCCGTTTGCGGCTTCTCCCGCATCCCTCAGGAGGGGATCGCCCCGAACCAGATCGCGGAGGGCGGCCCTGATGGATGCTTGGTCATCAACGATAAAGACGGGTGTACTCACGCGGTACTGCTTTCGGTTGAGCCCTGAGGGGCGGCCAGCGGATGCGCCGGAAGCGTTGCGGAGATGCAGAACCCACCGGCGCCGGTCGGCCCGCTCGTAAATGCGCCACCGAGCTGGGTGATGCGTTCGTTGAGCCCGCGCAGGCCAAAGCCGAGTGCGGGGGTGCCGGCTGCGGCTGGCTGCGGGGAGTGGACCGGCGCGGAGTGTACCTGCTGGAAATGGACCGGCGCGGAGTTTTCCACGCTCACCGTGACCGCATCCGTTGCCGCGCTCACTGTGACCCGACACTCAGAGCTGGGGGCATGTTTTGCGACATTGGTCAGCCCCTCCTGGACGACGCGGAACACGGCGAGCTCGGTGGTTGGGGAGTACCTGGCGGAACCGTTCACACGAAGTTCGGCCGCCAGTCCGGATGCCGTCGCGCGGCCGACAAGCGCATGGATATCGTCCAGAGTTGGCTGAGGTAAGCCGGTGAGGTCGTTGGCTCGCACATCTGCCGGAGTCTGCCTGCGTGTCGCTGAGTGGTCGCCTCGTTCGCTTCGGATGCCTCCAAGCACCGTTTTGAGATCGCGCAGCGCCTCCTGACTTGTGGCCTCTATCCGCGCAAGTCTCGACGTCAGCTCGCCGTGTGAGAGGTGACCGGCCCTGTGAGTCGCAACGGACGAGGTGACCGCGATGCTCGCGAGCGAATGAGACAGCACGTCGTGCACTTCCCTCGCAACGTGCAGTCGCTCGGCGGTAACGGCCTGCTCTTGCTCAACCAGCGCCGTATGCGCCTGCTCACGTCGTGAGCGCCTGGCGCCGCTGCCAAGAGCCCAAGAACCGGCGAGCACGATGAACGAGAACAACCCGTTTCGGATAGTCTCTTCCGTTCCCGGCACGACGGCAACACTGCCAAGAAACACAAACAGAACGAGCAGCCCAAGGACAACGCGAAACGGCTTGATCGAGCCGTATGTCGTGGCCAGCGGGTACAGCGACCACGCGGCAAGCACAAACGGGTCGCTGGTGAGTCCGGCGGTTGTGCCAACAACGGTTGCGAGGAGGACAAGCGCAAAGCCAAGGACCGGCATCCACTCGCGAAGGATCAGCCCAATGGCAACGGCAGCGAGCAACGCAAGGCGAAACCCGGTGCCTGACGGCGTGCTTTCGCCAAATGGAACCCAAAAAACGAGGACACCGATCACCCCAACGCCGATATCGAGCAGTGTTCGCTTTGCTCTCGTTAAATTCATGTCTTAACCATACGGGGAGCGGGCAAGCGGAGCGTCGCTCATGGCTATCTGACCGTTAGCCGTGACCTTGTTATACCTTGCGCGAGCGGGCGTAGACTTACGCGCATGACGCTTCGAGATATCCCTTTCACCACAATGGACGGTTCCACAGCGACGCTTGCCGACTACGAGGGCAAAGTTGTGATGATCGTCAACGTCGCCTCAAAATGTGGGCTCACGCCGCAGTACGAAACACTTGAAGAACTCCAGCGAACCTACGAAGACCAGGGCTTCACCGTGCTCGGTTTTCCCTGCAACCAGTTCGCCTTTCAGGAGCCAGGAAACAACGAGGC
The DNA window shown above is from Lysinibacter cavernae and carries:
- the ligA gene encoding NAD-dependent DNA ligase LigA, producing MTEPTSTRDGLDEAKAEWTELAERIQSYQAAYYERDESLVSDAEYDGLMQRLEEIERRFPELAGQDSPTRRVGGGVSELFAPVVHAQRMYSLDNVFSIDEFRGWAEKVARDLGGAPAFLCELKIDGLALNLRYENGKLVTAATRGDGVTGEDVTANIAYIPGIPQRLSGTGHPPLVEVRGEVYFPVAAFAELNAHREALGEKVFANPRNAASGSLRQKSEGKSPERLALMHEGFERLRLTVHGIGAWEHPPVHSQSEMYELLASWGLPVSKYAKVVMGTEAVAEFIEHFGAERHSVEHEIDGIVIKVDNFAQQGSLGSTSRAPRWAIAYKYPPEQVNTKLLDIRVGVGRTGRATPYAVVEPVFVAGSTVSQATLHNQDVVRAKGVLIGDTVVLRKAGDVIPEILGPVTELRDGSEHAFVMPTECPECGTPLRAMKEGDIDLRCPNARSCPAQVRGRVEHIGSRGGLDIEVLGEVVAAALTQPLFPERAPLADAHGVVGEAGLFDLTVKDLFPVVVVVRDAETGLPKLNDDGSQREAMPFQRRRDIKKDGPFVAPGPDISNVDDAGSADSNAADSGSADSGAADAGEQPSTNKPTEASARLDFAGDELSVPSANAIKLIENLELAKTKPLWRILVSLNIRHVGPVAARALADFFGSLDAIRAASRDELAQVEGVGGIIADSLLEWFEIDWHQEIVRRWTAAGVQFSIPGHPGPGAAAEVEGVLSGLTIVATGSLDGFTRDGAKEAIIAAGGKAASSVSKKTDYVAAGPGAGSKLTKAEELGVPVLDAAQFAVLVTEGPDALGLTSNG
- a CDS encoding ABC transporter permease, whose amino-acid sequence is MARAIRAEFRKAFGLRSTSVAIGIAAFGTLALAIVNSTTYRNMVDRGIADEFLADGWDLRDAGFEFVPIVIGLIVCGVTVMSSEFTRSSNEVGGGRQLTTSLLATPRRWMPVLAKTVVVSIIGLSVCAVVLPLSVALGQLILGKHGYSFAESAAYIGWGWVGLPLFAVFTSLIGLAVTTLLRSGTVALIVLIVNSSVVPFSFLVNLVAPAVAAWLPDAAGTQMLPGAMKLSEFTLEPVTGGLVMAVWTVTLLAVAAMRFAKRDA
- a CDS encoding DUF4190 domain-containing protein — encoded protein: MSLPTPPEGEPTPGSTPPSQPDFGQTPPPAPAASDPVPPAPGEPAFPNAPAAPPTAPPAAPTEPPAAPSAPSFDAAPAYNTEPSAPANAAPGYPAAPGFGADQQAQQPQQGQQPYGQQPAGVGYAPPVPPSQYGNTQQPYQAASTGTKPGRMMGIIGLIIAIPFSVVGLILSIIGLVQSKKAGKADGFALAGLILSIVVIIAEVIIIIMLISFGLEVAQACADSPSGLIEINGEIVTCGS
- the gatC gene encoding Asp-tRNA(Asn)/Glu-tRNA(Gln) amidotransferase subunit GatC, with translation MPENTSSPETAAEITPAVVRHLSELAKIQLDEHEIERLTADLSQIVSNIAKVSEVATPDVPATSHPIPLSNVFRPDVVGDNVLTAEQALSGAPEHHDNLFVVSAILGEEQ
- the gatA gene encoding Asp-tRNA(Asn)/Glu-tRNA(Gln) amidotransferase subunit GatA, whose translation is MSATELTHLSAAELSAKLTAGEVSAAEVTEAHLKRIADVEPHVHAFLYVNEQAAAVAADIDARRAAGEELGPLAGVPLAIKDVLVTTDMPSTSGSKILEGWMSPYDATVVSRSRAAGLVPLGKTNMDEFAMGSSTEHSAYGPTHNPWALDRIPGGSGGGSAAAVAAFEAPFALGSDTGGSIRQPAHVTGTVGVKPTYGAVSRYGAIALASSLDQVGPCSRSVLDAGLLQDVIGGHDHHDSTSLKDAWPSMAAAAREGATGEVLKGLRVGVVKQLQGDGIQAGVAQRFSESLALLQAQGAEIVEIDAPHFEYAVAAYYLILPAEASSNLAKFDSVRFGLRVTPEGGGTVEQVMAATREAGFGPEVKRRIILGTYALSAGYYDAYYGSAQKVRTLIQRDFASAFAQVDVIASPSAPTTAFKLGEKVDDPMAMYLNDITTIPANLAGIPGISVPNGLAPEDGLPVGIQFMAPACEDARLYRVGAALEALVEAEWGGPLWAKSPLLTAAGLSDTSLTAGRA
- the mnmA gene encoding tRNA 2-thiouridine(34) synthase MnmA, which gives rise to MKILAAMSGGVDSAVAAARAVEAGHDVVGVHLALSRMPGTLRTGSRGCCTIEDSMDAQRAANIIGIPYYVWDFSDRFKEDVVDDFIAEYTAGRTPNPCMRCNEKIKFAALLDKAIALGFDAVATGHYATLVNDAAGNPELHRASAWAKDQSYVLGVLTSEQLRYCYFPLGETPSKALVRAEAEERGLGVANKPDSHDICFIPDGDTRGWLADKVGEKTGEIIDTDGAVVGEHQGAHSYTVGQRRGLSLGRPAPDGRPRFVLEVRPVSNTVVVGPVEALAIGEIAGGRYSWAGEPQADANEWFDCEVQIRAHADPVAARARLAPIDPNAEVYRVGATTEFVVVPNEPLTGVAPGQTAVIYVGTRVMGQFTIDRTVSAYAGDSHTAEAEAVSA
- the gatB gene encoding Asp-tRNA(Asn)/Glu-tRNA(Gln) amidotransferase subunit GatB encodes the protein MAKAKLMDFEKALELFEPVFGLEVHVELNTETKMFSAAPNNFGAAPNTNLTPVCLGLPGSLPVVNEQAIRYSISLGLALGCSIAESSRFARKNYFYPDMAKNYQISQYDEPIAYEGEVEVELASGRIINIPIERAHMEEDAGKLTHVGGSTGRIQGAEYSMVDYNRAGVPLVEIVTHPVFGGEHDTPEICKMYVSVIRDIVLGLGISDARMERGNLRCDANVSLRPRGSETLGTRTETKNVNSLRSVERAVRYEIQRQAQILADGGSITQETRHWHEDTGETSAGRPKSDADDYRYFPEPDLLPVTPTLELIEELRAALPEAPTVRYRRLKGEWGFTDLEFQDIQNSGLLTEVSATVAAGATPQAARKWWTGEIARVANQQGVDSNSLVSAENVAALAKLVEAGTLTDKLARQVLEGVIAGEGAPQEVVDARGLAVVSDDGALIAAIDEALAAQPDVLEKIRDGKVQAAGAVIGAVMKAMRGQADAARVRELVLERAKA